The following proteins are encoded in a genomic region of Glycine max cultivar Williams 82 chromosome 18, Glycine_max_v4.0, whole genome shotgun sequence:
- the LOC100815901 gene encoding KH domain-containing protein At3g08620 isoform X1, with protein MSNLYNQISLPSPQRANSPNINMRGNFDVDSQYLTELLAERQKLGPFMQVLPLCTRLINQEILRVTGKNESLQNQGFSDFDRMRFINPSHMTSPNSTSNFTGWKSLSHERLAGVQGLSMDWQTSPVVPSSPIVKKILRLDIPKDSYPNFNFVGRLLGPRGNSLKRVEATTGCRVFIRGKGSIKDLDKEELLRGRPGYEHLNDPLHILIEAELPASVVDVRLMQAQEIIQELLKPVDESQDFYKRQQLRELAMLNSNFREESPQLSGSVSPFTSNEIKRAKTDQ; from the exons ATGTCTAATTTGTACAATCAGATTTCCTTACCTTCACCCCAAAGAGCCAATTCACCAAACATAAACATGAGAGGCAATTTTGATGTTGATAG TCAGTACTTAACAGAGCTGCTAGCAGAACGACAGAAGCTTGGACCTTTCATGCAAGTTCTACCCTTATGTACGAGACTCATTAATCAAG AGATTTTAAGGGTTACCGGAAAGAATGAATCATTGCAGAACCAAGGATTTAGTGACTTTGATAGAATGCGATTCATAAATCCGAGTCATATGACTTCTCCAAACTCAACATCAAACTTCACTGGCTGGAAAAGCCTGTCACATGAA AGGTTAGCTGGTGTACAAGGACTAAGCATGGATTGGCAAACTTCACCGGTTGTTCCAAGTTCTCCCATTGTGAAGAAGATATTGCGCTTGGATATTCCGAAGGATAGCTATCCAAAT tttaattttgttGGCCGGCTTCTTGGCCCTAGGGGTAATTCACTGAAGCGAGTGGAAGCTACTACAGGTTGCCGTGTATTTATCAGAGGGAAAGGTTCAATTAAAGACTTAGACAAG GAAGAATTGCTACGAGGAAGGCCTGGCTATGAGCACCTGAATGATCCACTTCACATTCTAATTGAAGCTGAACTACCTGCCAGTGTTGTTGATGTAAGATTGATGCAAGCTCAAGAAATCATACAAGAGCTACTTAAACCAGTG GATGAGTCACAGGACTTTTATAAAAGGCAACAACTAAGAGAACTTGCTATGCTTAATTCCAACTTCAGAGAAGAGAGCCCTCAACTGAGTGGTAGTGTCTCTCCATTcacttctaatgaaataaaacgGGCCAAAACTGATCAATAG
- the LOC100815901 gene encoding KH domain-containing protein SPIN1 isoform X2, translated as MQVLPLCTRLINQEILRVTGKNESLQNQGFSDFDRMRFINPSHMTSPNSTSNFTGWKSLSHERLAGVQGLSMDWQTSPVVPSSPIVKKILRLDIPKDSYPNFNFVGRLLGPRGNSLKRVEATTGCRVFIRGKGSIKDLDKEELLRGRPGYEHLNDPLHILIEAELPASVVDVRLMQAQEIIQELLKPVDESQDFYKRQQLRELAMLNSNFREESPQLSGSVSPFTSNEIKRAKTDQ; from the exons ATGCAAGTTCTACCCTTATGTACGAGACTCATTAATCAAG AGATTTTAAGGGTTACCGGAAAGAATGAATCATTGCAGAACCAAGGATTTAGTGACTTTGATAGAATGCGATTCATAAATCCGAGTCATATGACTTCTCCAAACTCAACATCAAACTTCACTGGCTGGAAAAGCCTGTCACATGAA AGGTTAGCTGGTGTACAAGGACTAAGCATGGATTGGCAAACTTCACCGGTTGTTCCAAGTTCTCCCATTGTGAAGAAGATATTGCGCTTGGATATTCCGAAGGATAGCTATCCAAAT tttaattttgttGGCCGGCTTCTTGGCCCTAGGGGTAATTCACTGAAGCGAGTGGAAGCTACTACAGGTTGCCGTGTATTTATCAGAGGGAAAGGTTCAATTAAAGACTTAGACAAG GAAGAATTGCTACGAGGAAGGCCTGGCTATGAGCACCTGAATGATCCACTTCACATTCTAATTGAAGCTGAACTACCTGCCAGTGTTGTTGATGTAAGATTGATGCAAGCTCAAGAAATCATACAAGAGCTACTTAAACCAGTG GATGAGTCACAGGACTTTTATAAAAGGCAACAACTAAGAGAACTTGCTATGCTTAATTCCAACTTCAGAGAAGAGAGCCCTCAACTGAGTGGTAGTGTCTCTCCATTcacttctaatgaaataaaacgGGCCAAAACTGATCAATAG